DNA from Chitinophaga pendula:
AGTTCTGCTTCTGCGGGCGTGCTACACCGAAACATGGCCGGTTCTGTGTGGATTGCTTCTAAACGTATGGATTTGTAGAGATGGGCTTCATGGTCATGAAGCGGGCGGATATTATAGGTATCTTTTCCGGATTGTGATTGCGTGTTTTCCATAAATGATGAGATGCAAGGTACTCAAATTCTCTTCTAATGGTATATGAAGAAATTCTACCCGGGGTAGAATGCGGAGAAACCTTTAAGGAAATTGAGCATTTTTGCAAAGTCCAGTTACTTAGTTGGGGGTACTTTTAACATATATGAAGTTACAAACTGTTTTAGCCGCCATTACCTGTCTGCAACTGAATATTGCTTTTGCTCAGCAAGAAACCTGGATTACAAATGCACAGCTTATTGATCCTGCGAAAAAGACTATACAAACTGGTATGACCGTGGTCTTCAAGGATCATCTTATTGTGGGTATTCACAAAAGAAAGGCGCCAGCGGATGTTGTCTCTATCGATGCCGGTGGCAAATACCTTATGCCGGGATTAACGGATGCGCATGTACACTTTTTCCAGAGCGGCGGCTTATATACGCGCCCGGACATTATCGACCTGCGCAAGATCCGGCCTTATGAAGAAGAGATCAAAGAAGTCCATGCAGGGCTTGAACAGCAGCTGCGGAGGTATGTACGCAATGGTATCACTACTGTTTTTGATGTCGGTACGACCTATCGTTTGCTAGCCCGGAAAAAAACATTTGGGGATTGGGCTATCAGACCACAGGTGTACATGTCCGGCCCTATTATCACCACAGTGGCTGTTGCTGAATACGATCATTTAAAGGAGGATGCGCCTTTTGTATTGGCCTCGAATGCTGCGGAGGGGCGCCGGTTGGTACAAGAACAATTGGTTTATCATCCGGACTTTATCAAACTCTTATTTTCTGCTAATGGGAAGGCTCCTGTGGAATATATGCCCATCGTCCGGGCGGTGATCGCGCAGGCGCATTCTCATGGATTGCGAGTGGCTGTGCACGCCACAGAACGTATTACGGCGCAGTTGGCGGTGGAAGCAGGAGCTGATTTCCTGGTGCATAGTGTAGAAGACGAAGTGGTAGATGATGCGTTTGTGCAACTGCTTAAAGATAAAAAGGTTGTGCTTTGTCCTACCCTGTCGGTAGAAACTGGTTATCTGCATGTATTTGATCAATCCCGTTTATTTACTACGTATGAGTTGGCATCTGCCGACCCATTTGCGCTTGGTAGCCTGTATGATCTGAAACAGCTGGCGGATACTGCTGTTGCTAATCAATATAAGATAAAAGCACATGCACATGTGGACAGGACGGCGGCGGTAAACCGCGTCAGCCGGGAGAACCTCAAAAAGCTTAGTGATGCCGGCGTGTTGATCGTCAGTGGTTCGGATGCCGGGAACATTGGCACCTTACATGCGGTAAGTTTGTTGCCAGAGCTGATGCAAATGCAGCAGAGCGGTATGAGTAACTGGCAGGTATTACAGGCGGCTACTATTCATCCGGCGAGTATCCTGCGTCTTCCCGGTTATACGGGTAATATTGCTGTCGGACAGCCTGCCAATATGCTATTACTACAAGGTAACCCGGCTGATGATCTCCGTGAACTGGAGCATCTCGATCTCGTGATCCAGAACGGGAAGGTCATTACTCCGGATACGGTGTCTGTATCCAGCCCTGTGGCATTGGTACAGCAGCAGCTTAATGCTTATAATAGCCGCAACATGGAAGCCTTTCTGTCGGTCTATGATGAAAATATAGCGTTATTTGACTTCCCGGATAAGCTCATTCGCCGGGGAAAAGAAGAGATGCGGAAAGTATATCACTTCTTCGGCAAGGCGCATTTACTGCACTGCCGCATTGTAAAGCGGATCGTAACAGGAAATGTTGTGATCGACGAAGAGCATATCCTAGATGACCATGGTAGGCGCGGCGGCACCGCCATTTACCAGATAGAAAACGGCAAGATCAGTAAGGTATATTTTATTGATTGAGCTTGGTGCCTGTGGTGCATCATTACACTTGCCTCATTCGTTGGGGCTAAGCAGGGCTTTGAATTGCTGCACTGATTCGTCTGTGGGAGCGGCAAAATCCTTGATCCCTTCGATGGCTTCCTTTCCTAATAACGCGGCTCTTGCCAACATTTGTTTTTCGTAAGCTGCGATAGCGGTTTGCAGGTCCTGGTATTCGCCACTGGTGAGGCACTCGCTCAAATCCAACGCGTCCAGCATAGCGGTATTCACGCCTTCTCCTGAGGGAGGCATCAGATGTGCTGCATCGCCCAGCAGTGTCAGATCAGGCTGTGCTTCCCACTGCTGATTTAAAGGGAAATAGTTCAGGGGTCTGGGTACGAATTGGCGGGATGCATCAAACAATGTAAAGAATACCGGGCTCCATTGTGCGTGGGCCTCTTTCAGGTAGGCCGCCACTGCCTGGCTATCGTCAAAATCTATCCCGCAGGTGTCGACCCAATCCTCGGGATACAGGGAGGCAGCGTAGAATGTGAGTCCACCGTCGCCTCTAGGTTGTGCTGCGATGGTTTTTCCATCTCCCATGGCCATCAGGTTGGCATTGGCTAACAAGGCATATATCTCCGGACATTCGGTTTGCGGGTTATCTACTTCGCCCTGGATAATGGTAGCGCCGGAATACTTTGCTGTAATGGGTGTCAGATAGGGGCGGATCTTTGAACGATAGCCATCTGCGCCGATCACGATATCTGCGGTGGCGATTGTACCATTTTTAAAGGTGAGTTCCCAGCGGCCGTTTAAGCGGACCATACTTATAAACTGGCTGTCCCATATTACCGTACCAGGTTGCAGGGCGTCGATCAGCATATCCCTTAGAGCGCCCCTGTCAATCTCGGGTCTGAATTGTTCATCTCCGAAGGTGACTTCTGATAACTGTCCGACTTCATCCATACATATATTGCCATCTTTATCGAGTAGCCGGTATTTGTCTGCTCCAGGCATGTAATGTGTTTTGAAAGCGTCCATCAGCGCTGCTGCTGCCATTACTTTCAGGCCAGAATCGAAGTGCAGGTCGACGATGGCCCCCTGTACACGGGCTGACTGGTTATAATCGCGCTCATACACCTTCACATTGGCACCTTTTAGCTGTAACAGCCGTGCCAGCGTTAACCCTCCAGGCCCTCCCCCTATGATAGCAATCGCTTTATCCTGTATTAATTGCCTATCTTTTACTATTTGCATTTTTATCTCTTTTTATGAGATACAAAGGAACACCTACTACCTGGCCGGGACAATGCTGATACGGAGTGAGTATAGGACTATTCGAGGTTTTTGGTACGGAATACTACCGGGGTTATGCCGACCACCTTCACAAACAGGCGGGTAAAGTAGGAGTAATCATCGTAACCTAATTCTCCTGCGATCTCCTTGACAGACTTAGTGGAGTGAAAAAGCAGACGTTTTGCTTCCAAAATAACCCGCTGCTGGATATGCTGCGAAACGGGATAACCGGTGGCTGTTCTGACACATTCATTGAGGTAGGCAGTAGATATATTAAGGGCCTTTGCATACTGACCCGGGCTTTTTACTGTCGTAAAGCTATGTTCGAGCATCGACTTAAATGACTTGGCTACCAGCTCGAAGCGGGAATGACTATCTGCGACCTTCGCCTGTGCTACATACTGAGATATGACCAATGCAACCAGAGTATTACAGCTTTCCTTCAGGATAACGTTATAGAGCCTTTCGTGTTTCCGCTCCGTAAATTGCAGGCAGAGGTTAGCAGTGGCTGAAATAATCGCATATGTCTCCTTATCCAAGGTCAATGTCTTCACGGGGTTGAGGTCTGCCAGGAGTCGGAGGTTATCGGGCAGCAGGTTTTCATTGGTCACGATCCAGCTGGTGAGTGCCGCCTTTTCAAAACCTATCACGCGATGGATCTGATCAGGATGTATATAGATAATAGCGGGGGCCTCTATACGATACTGCTGGAAGTCTATTTCGATATGGGTAGTGCCTTTCTCCTGTAAGAT
Protein-coding regions in this window:
- a CDS encoding FAD-dependent oxidoreductase, which produces MQIVKDRQLIQDKAIAIIGGGPGGLTLARLLQLKGANVKVYERDYNQSARVQGAIVDLHFDSGLKVMAAAALMDAFKTHYMPGADKYRLLDKDGNICMDEVGQLSEVTFGDEQFRPEIDRGALRDMLIDALQPGTVIWDSQFISMVRLNGRWELTFKNGTIATADIVIGADGYRSKIRPYLTPITAKYSGATIIQGEVDNPQTECPEIYALLANANLMAMGDGKTIAAQPRGDGGLTFYAASLYPEDWVDTCGIDFDDSQAVAAYLKEAHAQWSPVFFTLFDASRQFVPRPLNYFPLNQQWEAQPDLTLLGDAAHLMPPSGEGVNTAMLDALDLSECLTSGEYQDLQTAIAAYEKQMLARAALLGKEAIEGIKDFAAPTDESVQQFKALLSPNE
- a CDS encoding amidohydrolase family protein; its protein translation is MKLQTVLAAITCLQLNIAFAQQETWITNAQLIDPAKKTIQTGMTVVFKDHLIVGIHKRKAPADVVSIDAGGKYLMPGLTDAHVHFFQSGGLYTRPDIIDLRKIRPYEEEIKEVHAGLEQQLRRYVRNGITTVFDVGTTYRLLARKKTFGDWAIRPQVYMSGPIITTVAVAEYDHLKEDAPFVLASNAAEGRRLVQEQLVYHPDFIKLLFSANGKAPVEYMPIVRAVIAQAHSHGLRVAVHATERITAQLAVEAGADFLVHSVEDEVVDDAFVQLLKDKKVVLCPTLSVETGYLHVFDQSRLFTTYELASADPFALGSLYDLKQLADTAVANQYKIKAHAHVDRTAAVNRVSRENLKKLSDAGVLIVSGSDAGNIGTLHAVSLLPELMQMQQSGMSNWQVLQAATIHPASILRLPGYTGNIAVGQPANMLLLQGNPADDLRELEHLDLVIQNGKVITPDTVSVSSPVALVQQQLNAYNSRNMEAFLSVYDENIALFDFPDKLIRRGKEEMRKVYHFFGKAHLLHCRIVKRIVTGNVVIDEEHILDDHGRRGGTAIYQIENGKISKVYFID
- a CDS encoding AraC family transcriptional regulator translates to MSSKTKHIHVNTLPAGTREGIVIIKINHHGSPKFEEVERPHRDNGHVFILQEKGTTHIEIDFQQYRIEAPAIIYIHPDQIHRVIGFEKAALTSWIVTNENLLPDNLRLLADLNPVKTLTLDKETYAIISATANLCLQFTERKHERLYNVILKESCNTLVALVISQYVAQAKVADSHSRFELVAKSFKSMLEHSFTTVKSPGQYAKALNISTAYLNECVRTATGYPVSQHIQQRVILEAKRLLFHSTKSVKEIAGELGYDDYSYFTRLFVKVVGITPVVFRTKNLE